TCCGCGAGCTATCGGGTGGAGTGGTCCCGGTCTGGTCTTTTGCGCCCCTATGATATAGGGCGCCCGCCATGCGCCGCGCGATCCAGATATTGCTTGTTATCGCCGTGCTGTGGTGTGGGCTCCACCTGCCTCCCGCAGAGACCGGTGACGTGGCGTCGTCGGCCATCGCAGGCGCGGCGCACGCGCACGCAGTACCGGACGGTGCCGATGATTCTGCGCAGCCGCATGGCGGGCATGGCTGCCACAGCCATTGCCCGCTCGCCGCCAATCTCAATTCGGGTCCGAGCTCCGGCATCCACGCGCCGATCGGCGCCCCGCACTTTGCGTCGCGCATTGCCACGCTGACCTCGGCCGCCCAGGCACCACCGGTAGAGCCCCCTGCCGCCTGAGAACTGATCGCTCGCAGGGCCATGCGCCTGCACGCCAATCATATCTCGGGAGTTCCCAAATTGACCTATACATTCCGTTGCGCCCTTTTGGTGGGTGCCGCATCCCTCGTGCCTGCCATTGCCTACGCCGAAGAACCGTCCACCCGGTCCGAGCGTGTCGAAAGCGAGGACGAAATCATCGTTCAGGCGACCCGTTCAGGCCGACGCGTTCAGGATGAGCCCGTTCGTGTCGAGGTGATCGAGCGCGAAGAGATCGAGGAAAAAATCCTGATGCGGCCCGGCAATGTCGCCAAGATTCTGAGCGAAACCGGCGGCCTGCGCGTGCAGGTCACGTCCCCCGCACTGGGATCGGCCAATATCCGCGTCCAGGGCATGGAAGGCCGTTACACGCAGCTTCTGGCGGACGGCCTGCCGCTTTACGGAGGGCAGGCCTCGTCGCTTGGCCTGCTGCAGATTCCGCCCACCGATCTGGGGCAGGTGGAAGTGATCAAAGGCGCGGCCTCCGCGCTCTATGGCCCTTCCGCGCTGGGCGGGGTGATCAACCTGGTGTCCCGCCGACCCGCCACCACACCCGAAGCGGAAGCCCTGATCAATCTGACATCGCGCAACGGCCAGGACGCCACGGCCTATGCCGCAACCGATCTGGGCGGCGGCTGGGGTGGCTCGATCACGGGTGGCTATCACCGCCAGACCCGGCAGGATCTGGACCACGATGGCTGGATCGACATGCCGGGATACGAACGCTGGACGGTTCGCCCACGCCTGTTCTTTGAAGGCACCGGTGGCGCGAAAGTTTTTCTGACAGCCGGCGCAATGACCGAGGATCGCCTTGGCGGGACACTTAAAGGGCGCACCACGCCCGATGGCACGCCCTTTCCCCAGGCGCAGGATACCCGCCGGTTCGATGCCGGGCTGGTGGCCGAGGCACCGGTGAGCGAAATCTGGACCGCGCATCTGCGCGCATCGGGCATGACTCAGAAACACCGGCACCTGTTCGGCGATGTGGCGGAGAACGACCGGCATTCGACGATCTTCACAGAAGCATCCCTGTCGGGAAAAGCTGGGGGCACGTCCTGGATCGGCGGCGTGGCCTTTCAGCGGGATTCCTTCCGTTCCCGGACTTTCCCCGCCTTCAACTATGCCTACACCGTGCCGGGCATCTTTGGGCAGGTGGAGCACGACCTTGCCACCGATCTGACCCTGTCGGGAAGTGCGCGCATGGATTTCCACAACCGGTTCGGCACGCAGTTCAGCCCGCGTGTTTCGCTGCTTTACAAGCCGGGTCTATGGACCATTCGCGTCTCTGGCGGGAGAGGCTTTTATGCCCCCACCCCGTTTGTGGAAGAGATCGAGGCTGCGGGACTGTCCCGTCTGGAGCCGCTGGGCGATCTGAAGGCGGAAACAGCCACGACGGCATCGTTCGACATTGGTTATAAACGCGGGCCTGTGGAAGCGAACCTGACGCTGTTCGGTTCCGATATGCGCAATGCCGTGGAACTCGTGCCGACAGGACCTGCACCGCAAACAACCGGCGTGCGCCTGATCAACGCATCGGGTACCGCAAGGATGCGCGGTGCCGAGCTTATCCTGCGTTATCGGCTGGACGACTTCACGGTGACCGGAAGTTATGTCTACGTCGATGCGAAAGAGCGGGACCCCGATGGCCCCGGACGCCGGACGGTGCCGCTCACGCCCCGACACACGGCGGGTCTGGTCGCGATGTGGGAGAAACACGACAAAGGCCGTCTGGGGCTTGAGGTCTATTATACCGGCAAACAGTCGCTCGATGACAACCCCTACAGAACCCGTTCCCGCCCCTATTTCGAGGTTGGCATGATGGGCGAAGTGGCGATCGGGAAAGTGCGGCTGTTTCTCAATGCCGAAAACATCTTCGGCAAGCGGCAGACCCGCTACGATCGCCTGATCCGGCCATCGCGGGGGCCGGACGGGCGCTGGACCGTGGATGCCTGGGGGCCGTTGGAAGGCTTCGTCCTAAATGGGGGGATACGCGTCCGTTTTGGCGGCGCATCGTAACGCCAACCCGCCAGTGTGAATGGCCGTGCTCCGGGATGCGGAAGCATCGGGAGGCACGGCCATTCCAACCCCAGCCGCAATAAATCACGCACCCATGGGTAAATCCCACGGCGCGTGGCCCGATTCATCAACCATGCCGAACAGTTCCACGCGGTTGCCGTCGGGGTCCAGAATGAAAGCGAAACGCGAATTCGATGCCGATTGCGCACCGATCGTATGTTCCAGCACTT
This genomic window from Caenibius tardaugens NBRC 16725 contains:
- a CDS encoding TonB-dependent receptor plug domain-containing protein, coding for MTYTFRCALLVGAASLVPAIAYAEEPSTRSERVESEDEIIVQATRSGRRVQDEPVRVEVIEREEIEEKILMRPGNVAKILSETGGLRVQVTSPALGSANIRVQGMEGRYTQLLADGLPLYGGQASSLGLLQIPPTDLGQVEVIKGAASALYGPSALGGVINLVSRRPATTPEAEALINLTSRNGQDATAYAATDLGGGWGGSITGGYHRQTRQDLDHDGWIDMPGYERWTVRPRLFFEGTGGAKVFLTAGAMTEDRLGGTLKGRTTPDGTPFPQAQDTRRFDAGLVAEAPVSEIWTAHLRASGMTQKHRHLFGDVAENDRHSTIFTEASLSGKAGGTSWIGGVAFQRDSFRSRTFPAFNYAYTVPGIFGQVEHDLATDLTLSGSARMDFHNRFGTQFSPRVSLLYKPGLWTIRVSGGRGFYAPTPFVEEIEAAGLSRLEPLGDLKAETATTASFDIGYKRGPVEANLTLFGSDMRNAVELVPTGPAPQTTGVRLINASGTARMRGAELILRYRLDDFTVTGSYVYVDAKERDPDGPGRRTVPLTPRHTAGLVAMWEKHDKGRLGLEVYYTGKQSLDDNPYRTRSRPYFEVGMMGEVAIGKVRLFLNAENIFGKRQTRYDRLIRPSRGPDGRWTVDAWGPLEGFVLNGGIRVRFGGAS